DNA from Thermomicrobium roseum DSM 5159:
GGGCAGGAAAAGCGCTCGCAGCGCTGACTTCCCGCCAATGCTGCGAGCGCTCCACCACTTCGGTGATTCGCGACCCCGTCACTCGGCCGCCTTCAGCGCCTCGCTGAAGACGTCCAGGAATGCATCGGCCTGCTCCTGCGTGATGACGAGCGGTGGGATGACGCGGATCACCTGATCGTGCTCGCCAGCCGTGATGAGGAGCGTTCGGAGTTCCTGTGCCCGCTTGACCACCCGCTTGACTGCCTCCGGATTGGGAGCCCGATCGGGCTTGATCAGCTCGACGCCGATCATCAGGCCGAGCCCGCGCACCTCACCGATCACCGGGAACTCCTGCTGCAGCTCGCGGAGCTGCGCCATGAGATACCCGCCGATGCGTGCTGCGTTTTCCGGCAGCTTCTCCTCGCGCATCACTTCGAAGGTCGCCACACCGGCCGCACAGGCGACGGCATTGCCACCATAGGTACCGCCATGCGCACCCGGCTCCCAGCGATCCATCAGTTCCTTGTTGGCCACCACCGCGGCCAAGGGGAGTCCGGAAGCGATCCCCTTGGCAACCGTGACGATGTCCGGCACAATCTCGAAGTGCTCGAACGCCCACATCTTCCCCGTCCGACCGACCCCCGTCTGGATCTCGTCGACGATGAGCAGGATGCCGTAACGGTCGCAGATGGCCCGCAGATTCTGGAGGAACCGCTTGGGAGGAAGGACGTAGCCACCCTCGCCGAGCATTGGCTCCACGATGATCGCCGCGACGTCGTCCGGCATCACCATGGTCTGGAACAGGCGCTCCAGCTCCGCGATGCAGACGAGGTCGACATCCTCCGCTGGGACGTTGTACGGGTTCCGGAACGGGTACGGATACGGAGCATAGTAGATCGAGGGAACCAGCGGCTCGTAATGGCCGCGCACCTTGACCCGCGAGGTCGTCAAGGCCATCGCCAGGTGCGTCCGACCGTGGAAGGCCCCGCGGAACGCGATGATGGCCGGGCGTCCGGTCGCCGCCTTGGCCAGCTTGACCGCGCCCTCTACCGCTTCAGCCCCTGAGTTGGTGAAGAAGACCTGGTTCAGCGTGGGTGGCATCGTCGCGGTGATGAGTTGGGAGAGCCGCAGCATCGGCTCGTGGATCAGGATGTTGGCCTGGGCATGGATGATCTTGCCCGCCTGTTCGCGGATCGCCGCCACCACGCGCGGGTGGCAGTGCCCGGTGTTGACGACCGCGATCCCCGAGGTGAAGTCCATCCAACGCTGGCCCTCGATATCCCAGACGTAGATCCCTTCGGCCCGGTCGACGACGACCGATGAGTAGCGCGTCAGGACACGCGGCAAAATCTGCAGCGGATCGACTTCGAGTCGCATCAGTCAACCCCTTTCCTTCTCGTCCCTATCCATCCCAGCCTTCCTTACCAGCGGTTCAAGAGCGCCGTCAGGAAAGCCGTCCGTTCGATCAGCCCCGCAATGCTGACCTGCTCGTGCTCGGCGTGGGCACCGTCACCGGGGCAACCCAGCCCATCCAGCGTCGGCAGACCCAGTGCAGCCGTGAAGTTGCCATCGCTCGCCCCACCGGTCGCTGCTTCACCGATCTCCAGCCCCAGTTCTCGTGCGATCGCGCGTGCCCGCTCGAACGCTCGAGCGACCGCCGGTGTCCGCTCCATCGGCGGGCGATTCATCCCACCGTGCACCTGCACAGTCGCTCCCCGCAGCCAGGGGCGCGTTCCCAGGATAGCCGCGGTCACCCGCTCGGCTTCCTCGGGTGTCACCACGCGGAGGTCGACCTGTGCCCACGCCTCGGCAGCAATCACGTTGGAACGCGTTCCACCACCGACGACTCCGACGTTGACGGTCGTCCCGCGCGTCGGATCGCTCAAGCTGTGGAGGTAGGCGATCTGGTTGGCCAACTCCTGGATCGCGCTCACCCCCCGCTCGGGGTCAGCACCGGCATGAGCAGCACGCCCAGTGATCCGCACCGTGAAGATCCCGACACCCTTCCGCGCCGTCTTGAGCGCCCCGCCCGGTGCTGGCGGTTCCAGGCAGAAAACGACCGCACAACGCCGGGCTTCGTCCTCGATCAGCGGTCGCGAGACAGGACTGCCGACTTCCTCCTCGGTATTGATCAACCAGCGGATCGGCCGGTGCGCCAGCCGCCGCTCCTGGAGAAAGCGCATCGCCTCCAGGAACATGGCGATGCTCGCCTTCATGTCGTAGATCCCCGGGCCGAAGGCGAGGTCTCCTTCGATCCGGAAGGGACGGTGCTCCACCGTCCCGACCGGCCAGACGGTGTCGAGATGGGTGAGCACGAGCAATGGCTCAGCTGACGCATTCCCCTGGGCTGGCCAACTGGCGATCGTGAGATCACCGTACTCCTGCTGTGGGTATTCCTCGATCGACGCTCCGAGTTGACGTGCTCGCGAGCGAACGTACGCGACGAGACGATCGACCGCTATCTTGTCGGTGCTGGGGGACTCCAGCTCGACCAGAGTGCGGAGTTCGGTGAGGAGCGCCTCGCGCCTGGGCAGGACGTCAGCGATCGAGATCGTCATCAGCCAGCTCCTGCTCCTGCCAGACCTCTTCTTCGCCATGCTCCGGTTCGGGGCGCACGCGGCCCGCGGCCGGTGGGCGCGGCTGACTGAAATGGCGCAGATTCACCTCGAGATCGACGTAGTAGTCAGCGAGTTCCATCAATTCCACCGCCGTGTTGCGTGGGGCAGAAGCGATCTCCACTCGTCGGCCCAGGCGCTGCACCGTCTCCACCAGGTAGCAGTACTCACCATCGCCAGTCACCAGGACGATCACATCGACGTGCGGTGTTTGCAGCAAGACGTCCACCGCCATCTCCAAATCGAGGTCTCCGCGCAGCGCTCCGTCACTCCCACGCCGCAGTGTCCGAGTGACCACCCGGAACCCGTTGCGGCGCAGCCAGGTGAGGAACGGCACCGCGCTCGACTCCTCGCCAGCCAGGGTCACGTACGCGTAGGCACAGACCAGCCGTCGCCCCGCGACGAGAAACTCCAGGAGCCGGGCATAATCGATCCGTACCCCGAGATCGCGTGCGACGAAATAGAGGTTGGACATATCGAAAAAGACTGCGACACGATCGATCTGGTTCGGCAGGACCATCGAAGCGACCCCCTCGTACCGTCAATCCAGCGAGCACGCGAATCACGAACGAACAGTGATGATGGGGAGATCGACCATCGTCACCAGCCCGGGGGCATGGGCGACCACCCGCGGCACCGCATTGAGGGCGATCGCGGTCGTTGCCCGGTCGCCCTGGAGACCACCGGGAATGACCAGTTCCAACGGGGTCGTCCCCTCGAGGAGCACACGATCATAGGCCGGATCGGCATCGAGATACATGCGCAAGTGCAACGTGATCCGTTCTTCACCCTCGACGAAAGCCCGGCCGAGCTGGTCGACACCGCACACCCGTCCTGGCTCCACCGTGAAGTAGCGCGTCTCGATCCGACGCTCAGCGATTACCGGTTCGATCCGCTCCTCGTAGCGCTCGATCCGCCAGCCGAGCCCCGCGGCGATGAGGTAGGCCGATTCGCGCAGCCCCACGTGGCGCACCGTTCCGGCCGCGGCCAGTTGCTGGAACTCCTCGACCGTCTTGCCTGACCCGATCTTCTCCTGCAACGGTTTGCGCCGCGTCGACGCGTTCTGGATCCGCTCCACTCGCACTGCGGTCACCTGCTGGGCGACACCCGAGAAAAAGAGCGGAAGCGTGTCCATCACATAGCCGGGATTGACGCCGGTACCGAGCACCGTGACGCCGTACTCGCGGGCCAGCCCATCGAGCCGCGCGGCCAATTCCGGATGGCCAGCAGCGGGGAAAGACAGTTCCTCGCACGTGGAAACGACGTTGCAGCCGGCCCTGACGATCGATTCGAGTTGTGGAAAGACCCGATCCAGGTAGGATCCAGTGGTATGCAGGACGCAATCGGGTCGCGTCTCGGCCAAGACTGCTTCCGCATCGGCCCGTACCAGGACACCGACCGGCCCCTCGAGACCGAGCAACTCGCCGACATCGCGACCGACCTTCGCCGGATCGATATCGATGGCGCCCACCAACTCGTACGATCGACGCTCCAGAGCGAGTCGCGCCAGCTCTTGACCGATCGGCCCCATCCCGTACTGCACGACCCGATAGACCCGCTCGCTCACAGCCTGTCCCCCTCGCCTGTCACTGACCCTCAGGACTCTTCCGGATTACGGCGTTCCCGCTCCTTGAGCTGGCGGTAATACTTCTTCGGCTTGGGCAGCGGCCGCTCCTCCTCTTGGGCGCGAGCAGCCGCGGCCTGGGCAGCCTTCTGGACGAGCTGTTCTTCGAGCACCGCCAGATCGTCGTAAATGACGATATTGCTATTGGCCTGGGGCGTTCGCATCAGCCGCCGCACCAGCTCCAGGAGCGAACGCACCTGTGCTTGGTCACCACCAGCGCGCTGGGCCGTCGCCAGCACGCTGTCGACGAGCGCGAGCGTCTCGGGTCGTGCCCGGTTCTCCACCAACCGCTGGCGGATGCGCTGCAAAGCATCGGTCAAGTACATCCGCCGCTCCTCTCTTCCAGCGGCTCACCGCGAGCCCGCTCTCCCATCAGCCTACACCGGTCATCTCGTCCCGACCATACCGGTCGCCGCGCTGCTCTCAGTATCTGCCACCGGCTGCCGCTGTGCAAGCGCGGTAGCCCTGATGGCCAAGAGAGCGCAGCACCCTTGCCGAAACCACCCCAGCTTTGCATTCGAGCGCACCCTCTCCTCGCTCGATCCACCCTCCTGGTGCCGAGCGGATGCGGTGATCGTCCCCACCTCCTGTCCACCATTTTGCTTCCCCACCTAGCGCCTGGAGCCCCTGCATGCTTCACTTGTCAGCTGGTCGCGATGTGAGGTGCGTGCATGGTCCAACCAGGCCGACCAGCTGACCTTCTCGACCGCTTTCTGGGCAGCCTCCTCGGCATGGCGATCGGTGATGCGCTCGGTATGCCGGTAGCGGGCCTCTCCAGCGATGCGATCGCGGCTCGCTACGGCTGGCTCGATCGCTTCCTCCCGCTCCTCGCTGAGGACGGCACGATCGAGGTTCCAGCCGGAACCTTCACCGAGGATACCGAACTGGCGCTCTGCCTCGTGGAGAGCACGATCGGTCAGAACGGTTACCTCGATGTCACCGCTGCTGGGTACCGCTTCGTGCGACTGCTCGAGGGGCCCGGCAGTCGCTTCCTCGACGAACCGACGAAGCGAGCCCTCGCGAGTGCCCGCGAGCACGGTGACTTCCAACGCGGCATCGCCGGGCCAGAAACCGCAACCGGTAGTGCAGCCGCCCGCGCTGCGCCGATCGGATTGCTCCATGCACTCTGCCGCTTCAACCCCGAACTCTTCGTCCGCGACGTGCTGCGGGCGACACTGATCACGCACGCGGAACTGGAAGTCGTGAACGGTGCCCTCGCAGTCGCCTACGCAGTTCTGCTCCTGACACAGGGGGCAACACCGCCCGACGTGCTCAGCGACGAGGTCGCTCGTTTCATCGACGAGGACGCGGTCGCCCGTCGCTTGCGCACGGTCGCTTCTCTCGCGCTCCCGGCCGATCCTCACGAGGTGGCCAGGTATCTCGCCACCCTCGGGGCATCCGCTCGGGTCGACGAGGTGGTCGCGACCGCCCTCGCGGCCTTCGCGGCAGCACCGGACGACTTTCTCCGGGCCGTCAGCATCGCCGTCAATGCCGGTGGAGCGACCGATACCCGCGGAGCGATCACCGGTGCGCTCGCCGGCGCGGCGCTCGGGGCGGGAGCGCTTCCGCCAGCACTCCTGGATGGACTCGAGGGGCGGCCCTATCTCGAGATGGCAGCACGCGCGCTGTTTCACGCTGCCCAGCAGCGGGCTGGCCGCTTCCTTCGGCTTTTGGCCCGGTGAGGCGATGGTGAGCGCGGTCATCTTCGACCTCGATGGGGTCTTGATCGATTCCGAGGCGCTTCAGCTCGCCGCCTGGGAGCAGTACGTTGCCCGGTTCGCACAGCGCCTCCCTCGCGAGCTGCTCCCGCGCCTGTTCGGCCGACGCTTGGCTGATGCGGCGCGCATCATCGTGGCGGAGCTCGCCCTGCCGGTCTCCCCTGAGCGAGCAGCGCAGGAGCGCGACGAACTGTTTCTCGCCTCCCTACCCGGAAACGTCCGCCCGATGCCGGGAGCGCACGATCTCATCGCCGCACTCCGGGCACGCGGCATACCACTCGGGCTCGCGACCAGCGGGCACCAGCGCTACGTCCGCCTCGTACTCGACGAACTGGGACTCGACGATGCCTTCAGCGTCCTGGTGACGGGCGACGACGTGGCGCGCGGCAAACCTGCTCCCGATTGCTACGTGCTCGCGGCAGCTCGCCTGGGAAGCTCACCTGGATCGTGTGTGGCGATCGAGGACGCTCCGCTCGGGGTGGCGGCTGCCCGCGCTGCCGGACTGCGTTGCTTGGCCGTTCCCAACGACCACACCCGGCACCTCGACGGCTTTGCGGCCGCCGATGCGATCCTTCCGGGGCTGGACGCTGTGCTGCCCTGGTTGGAATCGAACGGCTGGTTCAGCTGAGTACTGGTGGTGCCAATACACCCGATACGAGCCTTCGGGCTTGTCTCATCAGCCGCTCCACACCGTAGTCGGTGGAGGTGCCCTCGAGCTGTTTTGCTACACCACAGGCCACAATCTCGCGACAGTTGACAACCGGTCATCTTTCCTGGAGATCAGGAATCGGTGTAGGACCTCGTCTCGAGTACTACATTCCCATCATGACTGGCAAGAAGCGCGGATCGAACAGTATGAGTGTGCCCCACGTGGCGAGCGCCCCAGCAGCTGCGATCCGCACCGGACGACTGAAGGGAAGAGCCTTCTCGGCGAAGATCAGCGCCGTAAGAAGCAGCATCGCGCCGATGTTCATGAACCCGAGCGGAAGCAGAAGTAGAAAGAGCAGCCAGCAGCAACCGAGGCAGTACACGCCGTGTCGAACACCCATCACCAGTGCTCCGAGCGCACCATCACGCCATTGGTTTAGTACGAAGTGCAGGGGACTTCGACAGTGAGCGAGACACGCACGCTTGAGCGGTGACAATTGGTACAAGCCCGCGAGGAGAATCAGGAGTCCGCCAGCACGAGCGAGACTGGTAGCCGCTATTCCCGCCTGGTCCACGACCCGTTCGATCACTACCGCTAACCCGTAGACTGGAAGACCGAACGCTATCCAGAGGACGAGGTACCCGGCCACGAATATCCATGTCGCGACGAATGCTTTGCCCTGCTGCCGTTTCCCCGCTTGCACACGTGCGAACATGAGGATCATCGGTGCCGCGGCAGGGAACATCATTGCGACCATCATCGCAGTCCACGCGGTCAGAAAAGTGAACGCCCCGAGCCCCATGCTGGGGCCTTCCATTATCGACCCAGTTCGTGATCCCCAAGTCCATAGCAGGATCCAACTCGTGGTGGCAACACCGAGCAGGAGTCCGAGGATGATCCAGCGTAGGAAGTCCAGTGGGATTCCCGTGAGCACAGAACTGTGCTGCCCGGGAGCCTCTTTCTTACTCATGGGGAAACGTCCCGCTTTCGTAGGCCGTGAAAGCCGAAGAGCATACAGGGGGGCACATTTCAAGGTGCCCCCGCTGTCTCGTCATCCAGACTACCCACGCCAGGTGAAGCGGCTCATCATACCGGAATCACCGCTCCATGATCGCATGTCGGGATCCGACCACTGACTTCCCGCTGTCTTGGCTGGATGTCCCTCGATGATTCCGAAGGCGGCCATCGCTTCAGCCGCTTTGACCTTCGTCGCGCGGCCCCCCGGATCGTAGCGCGGTGCCCACTGCAGTCGTCCTGCCTCACTGACCATCGCCGTGACAATCTCGCCATGCTGAACCATGATCCGGGCCACGCGTGTCGGGAGCAGCGTCGTCACTGCCGGGCCGAGCGCGGCCATGGGACCACCGAGTTGCCCAGTGAAGAGCTGTTCGAGTGCACGCAGCTGCTCGGCACTCGCACCTTCATCGACATACAGATGAACCGTGAAGTTACCGTTAGCGAAGGCCCCCGGGATTTCGGCAGCCATTACGACCTTGCGTCCAGCGACGTCCAGGCCACCGACGTTCACACGTTCGATATCGAACAAGATAGCCGTACCGCACCAGCCTCGATCCGGCGGTGCAGTCAAGTCCATCCAGCATGGGCAGAGGAGCCCGCAGTTGCAGACCTCGAGCATCTGTCCCGCAAGTTCCCATGTCATCTCGAATGTACCTTTCACGAATCTGGCACAGCAGGAAGGCTTCATGAACCACGATAGCTGACTATGAGCGAATCAAACAACTCGCATTATCGTCGATATATGCTCAGAAAGAATCCAAAAGCTGATCGAGTAGGAATTAGTTCTAATGATTCCTTACTGATCATTATCTGACCAAGCTTGTAGTGCCACCCTATCCTCTGGGAGAGCTGGGAGCATCTTCGACGGTGCCGACCAGCCACCGTAGCATGGCGCAGGCCGTTTCCTCTCCGGTGGAATGGTTCGCTGTGCTTTCACACTGCGGGATTCACTTGCAAGCGCCCTCGCGCGTATCCCGAACCGAGCACGAGCGCAGTGCAACGATCGGCATCGAGGTTGAGCAGTCCAGCGAGTGACACCGGGCGCAGCTGACGTGGAACGACAGACGGGGCAAGGCAATCGTCTCTCGTGGGCACTGCGAACAGCGATGCAAGAAGACAAGGACTCTTCCGATCGGCGCAGGAGAACGCACCGCAACCGTCGATCATGCCGATTGCAGTGCTGCAGTGTGCACGCAACCGACAGTCAACTCAGAACTTCCCAGTCCTCGCTCACGTCTCGATACGAGACACCCGCCGGGAATCACTCTCCTGAAAGGAGGTTTTCGCCCATTGACCGACGCGATCAGGTATCGTGGCCAACTCGCGCGACGTCCGCCAACCCGGTCAGATTCAGTCCGATTCGCTCGAGGCACAATAGCGGTCTCTGCGTACACCGGGTAACGGAACGCGCTACTACCTCTCTCTGTGGCGCACGCTGATGCAGGGCGCCCGTGAAATTTCCCTACGGGCGCCCTGACGAGTGAGTTCACGAGATTTCCGGTACTCGATTGAAGACCACGAGCCGCAATTCTGTCATATCTTCGATCGCGTAGCGGAGCCCCTCGCGGCTGAGCCCCGAGTCCTTGACACCACCGTACGGCATGTGGTCGATCCGGAAGGTCGGGATGTCGTTGATGATCACCCCGCCGACTTCCAGCACTTCGAAGGCTCGGAGTGCATGCTCCAGACTGCTGGTGAACACGCCTGCCTGCAAGCCATAGGCCGAGTCGTTCACTTCGGCGAGCGCCTGCTCGAAGTCGTCGAACGGGAAAAGAACGACCAGCGGCGCGAACGCCTCGCGGCTGCAGACCGGGTGCCACTTCGGCGCATCGACGAGCACCGTCGGCTGGAAGAAGCGCCCCTCGGCTTTGCCGCCGACGAGCACCTTAGCCCCCTCAGCGACTGCCGACTCGACCCAATCTTGCGTGCGGCGTGCCGCCTTGTCGTCGATCATCGGGCCGAGATCGGTCGCTTCGTCGAGCGGATCGCCCATTTTGATTTTCTTGACGTCCTCGACGAACCGCTCGACGAACTCGTCCCACCGGGCGCGATGGACGAACACGCGCTGTACCGAGATGCAAACCTGTCCGGCGTAGGCGAAAGCACCAGTGCGGATACGCGGAATCGCTACGTCCAGATTGGCCGTCCGGTCGACAATGACGCCCGCGTTCCCACCCAGTTCCAATACCACTTTCTTTTTGCCCGCTCGCGCCTTGAGATCCCAACCGACATCCGGCGAGCCAGTGAAGGTGAGGAGCTTGAAGCGCTCGTCGGTGACCAGCCGATCCCCCACTGTGCGGTCCATCGGCATGATGCTGACAGCTCCCTTGGGCACCCCTGCCTCGTCGAGGAGCTCAGCGAAGGTGAGCATGGTCAAGGGATCGCGGCTCGGCGGCTTGAGCAGGATCGTATTGCCCGAGGCGAGCGCCGGTGCGATCTTGTGCAATGCCAAGTTGAGCGGGAAGTTGAACGGGGAGATACCAGCGATCGGACCGATCGGGAAACGGCGCGTGAAACCGAAACGCCCCTGGCTATAGGCCATGAGGTCGAGCGGGATTACCTCACCGCCGATCCGTTTCGCCTCCTCGGCTGCGGTCGTCAAGGTGAAGATACCGCGCTGGACTTCGACCCGCGCATCCCGGATCGGCTTGCCGGCCTCCTGCGCGATCAAGCGCGCGAACTCTTCTTGACGCCGGCGCAATCCCTCGGCGAGCCTCAGCAGAATCTCGGCTCGCTCGTAACTCTGCAGTCGCCGGGTGACCTCGAAGGCACGCTGGGCAGCCGTCACCGCGTCCTCGAAGTCCTGCTCGGTCGCGTTGAATGTCACCCCAACCAACTCGTCGTTGTACGGATTGCGGATCTCCAGCCGCTGCGGCGAAGTCCGCCACTCGCCAGCGCAATAAAACGGGTACTCGCGCGCCATCGTCTCGCTCCTCCCATGCCGCTGTCTACCGCTGCGGCCGCTCCGGCAACGAACACCTTGCCTCGGTGATCAGGAGCAACCAGCCTGCTCCTACTGTATCCGAAGACAGCGCCGTCAGCACTGGTTCGCGTCCGGATCCTGCGGCAGCGCCATCTTGACCGGATCGAGAATCTCGTCCGCCTCCTCGGGCG
Protein-coding regions in this window:
- a CDS encoding M20 family metallopeptidase — its product is MTISIADVLPRREALLTELRTLVELESPSTDKIAVDRLVAYVRSRARQLGASIEEYPQQEYGDLTIASWPAQGNASAEPLLVLTHLDTVWPVGTVEHRPFRIEGDLAFGPGIYDMKASIAMFLEAMRFLQERRLAHRPIRWLINTEEEVGSPVSRPLIEDEARRCAVVFCLEPPAPGGALKTARKGVGIFTVRITGRAAHAGADPERGVSAIQELANQIAYLHSLSDPTRGTTVNVGVVGGGTRSNVIAAEAWAQVDLRVVTPEEAERVTAAILGTRPWLRGATVQVHGGMNRPPMERTPAVARAFERARAIARELGLEIGEAATGGASDGNFTAALGLPTLDGLGCPGDGAHAEHEQVSIAGLIERTAFLTALLNRW
- a CDS encoding aspartate aminotransferase family protein codes for the protein MRLEVDPLQILPRVLTRYSSVVVDRAEGIYVWDIEGQRWMDFTSGIAVVNTGHCHPRVVAAIREQAGKIIHAQANILIHEPMLRLSQLITATMPPTLNQVFFTNSGAEAVEGAVKLAKAATGRPAIIAFRGAFHGRTHLAMALTTSRVKVRGHYEPLVPSIYYAPYPYPFRNPYNVPAEDVDLVCIAELERLFQTMVMPDDVAAIIVEPMLGEGGYVLPPKRFLQNLRAICDRYGILLIVDEIQTGVGRTGKMWAFEHFEIVPDIVTVAKGIASGLPLAAVVANKELMDRWEPGAHGGTYGGNAVACAAGVATFEVMREEKLPENAARIGGYLMAQLRELQQEFPVIGEVRGLGLMIGVELIKPDRAPNPEAVKRVVKRAQELRTLLITAGEHDQVIRVIPPLVITQEQADAFLDVFSEALKAAE
- a CDS encoding HAD family hydrolase, with the translated sequence MVSAVIFDLDGVLIDSEALQLAAWEQYVARFAQRLPRELLPRLFGRRLADAARIIVAELALPVSPERAAQERDELFLASLPGNVRPMPGAHDLIAALRARGIPLGLATSGHQRYVRLVLDELGLDDAFSVLVTGDDVARGKPAPDCYVLAAARLGSSPGSCVAIEDAPLGVAAARAAGLRCLAVPNDHTRHLDGFAAADAILPGLDAVLPWLESNGWFS
- a CDS encoding Dihydrodipicolinate reductase, N-terminus domain-containing protein, with the translated sequence MSERVYRVVQYGMGPIGQELARLALERRSYELVGAIDIDPAKVGRDVGELLGLEGPVGVLVRADAEAVLAETRPDCVLHTTGSYLDRVFPQLESIVRAGCNVVSTCEELSFPAAGHPELAARLDGLAREYGVTVLGTGVNPGYVMDTLPLFFSGVAQQVTAVRVERIQNASTRRKPLQEKIGSGKTVEEFQQLAAAGTVRHVGLRESAYLIAAGLGWRIERYEERIEPVIAERRIETRYFTVEPGRVCGVDQLGRAFVEGEERITLHLRMYLDADPAYDRVLLEGTTPLELVIPGGLQGDRATTAIALNAVPRVVAHAPGLVTMVDLPIITVRS
- a CDS encoding aldehyde dehydrogenase family protein — protein: MAREYPFYCAGEWRTSPQRLEIRNPYNDELVGVTFNATEQDFEDAVTAAQRAFEVTRRLQSYERAEILLRLAEGLRRRQEEFARLIAQEAGKPIRDARVEVQRGIFTLTTAAEEAKRIGGEVIPLDLMAYSQGRFGFTRRFPIGPIAGISPFNFPLNLALHKIAPALASGNTILLKPPSRDPLTMLTFAELLDEAGVPKGAVSIMPMDRTVGDRLVTDERFKLLTFTGSPDVGWDLKARAGKKKVVLELGGNAGVIVDRTANLDVAIPRIRTGAFAYAGQVCISVQRVFVHRARWDEFVERFVEDVKKIKMGDPLDEATDLGPMIDDKAARRTQDWVESAVAEGAKVLVGGKAEGRFFQPTVLVDAPKWHPVCSREAFAPLVVLFPFDDFEQALAEVNDSAYGLQAGVFTSSLEHALRAFEVLEVGGVIINDIPTFRIDHMPYGGVKDSGLSREGLRYAIEDMTELRLVVFNRVPEIS
- a CDS encoding ADP-ribosylglycohydrolase family protein — protein: MVQPGRPADLLDRFLGSLLGMAIGDALGMPVAGLSSDAIAARYGWLDRFLPLLAEDGTIEVPAGTFTEDTELALCLVESTIGQNGYLDVTAAGYRFVRLLEGPGSRFLDEPTKRALASAREHGDFQRGIAGPETATGSAAARAAPIGLLHALCRFNPELFVRDVLRATLITHAELEVVNGALAVAYAVLLLTQGATPPDVLSDEVARFIDEDAVARRLRTVASLALPADPHEVARYLATLGASARVDEVVATALAAFAAAPDDFLRAVSIAVNAGGATDTRGAITGALAGAALGAGALPPALLDGLEGRPYLEMAARALFHAAQQRAGRFLRLLAR
- a CDS encoding NYN domain-containing protein; translated protein: MVLPNQIDRVAVFFDMSNLYFVARDLGVRIDYARLLEFLVAGRRLVCAYAYVTLAGEESSAVPFLTWLRRNGFRVVTRTLRRGSDGALRGDLDLEMAVDVLLQTPHVDVIVLVTGDGEYCYLVETVQRLGRRVEIASAPRNTAVELMELADYYVDLEVNLRHFSQPRPPAAGRVRPEPEHGEEEVWQEQELADDDLDR
- a CDS encoding DUF2182 domain-containing protein → MGLGAFTFLTAWTAMMVAMMFPAAAPMILMFARVQAGKRQQGKAFVATWIFVAGYLVLWIAFGLPVYGLAVVIERVVDQAGIAATSLARAGGLLILLAGLYQLSPLKRACLAHCRSPLHFVLNQWRDGALGALVMGVRHGVYCLGCCWLLFLLLLPLGFMNIGAMLLLTALIFAEKALPFSRPVRIAAAGALATWGTLILFDPRFLPVMMGM
- a CDS encoding DUF1326 domain-containing protein, with product MTWELAGQMLEVCNCGLLCPCWMDLTAPPDRGWCGTAILFDIERVNVGGLDVAGRKVVMAAEIPGAFANGNFTVHLYVDEGASAEQLRALEQLFTGQLGGPMAALGPAVTTLLPTRVARIMVQHGEIVTAMVSEAGRLQWAPRYDPGGRATKVKAAEAMAAFGIIEGHPAKTAGSQWSDPDMRSWSGDSGMMSRFTWRG